The bacterium nucleotide sequence CGCGAGATCACGCCCTTGTTGCCGTGGCGACCTGCCATCTTGTCGCCGACCGAGAGCTTGCGCTTGATGGCCACATAGATCTTGACCATCTTGAACACGCCCGGCGGGAGCTCGTCGCCCTTCTTCAGGCGGGCAATCTTCTCATCGAAGACCGCCTTGATCACGCCGGCTTGCTCGTCGACGCTGGCAAAGATGCGATCGACGCGGCCTTGTGCCGAGCCGTCCGTGACCTGGATATCCGTCCAACGGCGATCCGGAACACCGGCAAGCAACTCGTCGGTGATCGTCGCTCCGTTCTCGATCCAGACCTCCTGGCGGCGCTCGTCTCCCACCCGGTTCGCAGCGTTCTTGCCAGCCAGGATCTCCCGGACCTTTCCCATCGCGTTGTCACGGATGATCTTGATCTCGTCTTCCTGGTCCTTGCGCAGACGATCGGTCTCCGCCTCCTCGTTCGAGCGTGCGCGATCGTCCTTCTCGACACCCCGGCGAGAGAACACCTGGGCCCCGATCACCGTTCCGGAAACACCCGGCGGCACGCGCAAGGAGGTATCGCGAACATCCCCGGCCTTCTCGCCGAAGATCGCCCGCAACAGCCTCTCTTCCGGACTGAGCTGGGTCTCTCCCTTCGGCGTGATCTTGCCGACCATGATGTCGTCGGATTTGACCTCGGCACCGATGCGCACGATCCCGGATTCATCCAGATCGCGTAGTGCCTCTTCGCCCACGTTCGGGATATCCCGGGTGATCTCTTCGCGGCCGAGCTTCGTGTCCCGTGCGACACACTCGAACTCCTCGATGTGAACCGAAGTGAAGAGATCCTCCTGGATCATCTTCTCGGAGATCAGGATCGAATCCTCGAAGTTGTATCCGCCCCAGGGCATGAAGGCGACGACCACGTTGCGGCCAAGCGCCAGCTCGCCGCGCTCCGTCGCCGGGCCGTCCGCAATCACCTGGCCCCTCATCACCCGGTCGCCAACCTGAACGATCGGCTTCTGGTTGATCGCCGTGTTCTGGTTCGAGCGCTGGTATTTGATCAGGTTGATGATGTCGACGTTGGGGGCGCTCTCGTCCTCTTCGTCGGGCCGAATCACGATCCGGCCCGCGTCGACGGCGGCAACCTTCCCGTCTCGCTTGGCGACGACCGTGACACCGGAATCCCGTGCGACGACGGATTCCATGCCCGTGCCCACCAGCGGCGCATCCGTGCGCAGCAGCGGGACGGCCTGGCGCATCATGTTCGAACCCATGAGTGCGCGGTTCGCATCGTCGTTCTCGAGGAACGGGATGAGGGAAGCTGCCACCGAAACCAGCTGGTTCGGCGAGACATCCATCCTCTCCACATCGCCGGCCTGGATCATCTGGGATTCACCCATCTTCCGGGCCATCACGGTTTCGTTCTCGAACTTGCCATCGGTATCGAGCGGCGCGTTCGCCTGCGCGACCGAGAGCCGCTCTTCTTCCAGTGCGGAGAGGAATTGAACCTCCTTCGACACCTTCTTGTCGTCGACCGATCGATAGGGTGTCTCGATGAAGCCCAACTCGTTCACGCGTGCGTAGGTCGAGAGTGATGCGATCAGGCCGATGTTCGGGCCTTCCGGAGTCTCGATCGGGCAGATGCGCCCGTAGTGCGTGGGATGGACGTCGCGAACCTCGAAGCCCGCGCGCTCGCGGGTCAGGCCGCCCGGTCCGAGCGCCGACAGGCGCCGCTTATGGGTCACCGCCGAGAGCGGATTCGTCTGGTCCATGAACTGGGAGAGCTGGCTCGAACCGAAGAACTCCTTGACCACTGCCGAGACCGGCTTGGAGTTGATCAGATCGTGGGGCATGAGCGTCTCGATCTCTTGAAGCGACATGCGCTCCTTGATCGCCCGCTCCATCCGCACCAGACCGATCCGGTACTGGTTCTCGAGCAGCTCGCCGACGACCCGCACGCGCCGGTTGCCGAGGTGGTCGATATCGTCCACCCGCTTGTCCGGATCCGAGCCGTTCTTCAGATCGACGAGATACTTGACCGCCGCCAGGATGTCGTCGTTGCGCAGCACCCGGAGCGCACCGAGCTCGATCGGCTCCTCGCCGCCCTTGTCGCCCTTCGGCTTGTAGACCGTCTCCTCTTTCGGATCGAAGCCGAGCTTGTAGTTCAGCTTGAGCCGACCGACCTTCGAGAGGTCGTATCGCTCCGGATTGAAGAACAGGTTGTGGAAGAGGTTCGTCGCCGTATCGAGCGTCGGCGGATCCCCCGGCCGCAAGCGCCGGTAGATGTCGATGATGGCCTCTTCCCGGGTGACGGTCTTGTCGCCGAGCAACGTGTCCCGCATGGCGGAACCGGAAAGAATCGGATCCAGGTAGAGGAGCTGGAACTCGTTGATTCCGCGGCTTTGGAGATCCTCGAGAACGGCCTCGGTGAGCTCCTCGTTGCATTCGAGAACCACCTCGCCCGTGGTTTCGTCGACGACGTCGACCGGCGCGACGCGCTTGACGGCGTCCTCGCGGACCAGATCGTTGATGTCGACCTGGATCCAGTCGATCTTGGCCTCGACGATG carries:
- the rpoB gene encoding DNA-directed RNA polymerase subunit beta encodes the protein MQFSQNAPRVRRDFSKIPRILDIPNLIEIQKESFEKFLQTRIEPEKRERVGLQAVFQSVFPIKDFNDTASLEFVAYTLEEPKYDVQECLQRGMTYAAPFKVTIRLVAWDEAEGSQTIRDVKEQEVYFGEIPIMTDNGTFIINGTERVIVSQLHRSPGIFYDTSISTTVSAAGKKLYSCRIIPYRGSWLDIEFDHKDLVFARIDRRRKILVSVLLKALGYTEEELLAYFYKAEQIKFDGKKVMKKVDPELLVGQRCTREVKGPDGKVLARKDRKFTAANVRRIVEAKIDWIQVDINDLVREDAVKRVAPVDVVDETTGEVVLECNEELTEAVLEDLQSRGINEFQLLYLDPILSGSAMRDTLLGDKTVTREEAIIDIYRRLRPGDPPTLDTATNLFHNLFFNPERYDLSKVGRLKLNYKLGFDPKEETVYKPKGDKGGEEPIELGALRVLRNDDILAAVKYLVDLKNGSDPDKRVDDIDHLGNRRVRVVGELLENQYRIGLVRMERAIKERMSLQEIETLMPHDLINSKPVSAVVKEFFGSSQLSQFMDQTNPLSAVTHKRRLSALGPGGLTRERAGFEVRDVHPTHYGRICPIETPEGPNIGLIASLSTYARVNELGFIETPYRSVDDKKVSKEVQFLSALEEERLSVAQANAPLDTDGKFENETVMARKMGESQMIQAGDVERMDVSPNQLVSVAASLIPFLENDDANRALMGSNMMRQAVPLLRTDAPLVGTGMESVVARDSGVTVVAKRDGKVAAVDAGRIVIRPDEEDESAPNVDIINLIKYQRSNQNTAINQKPIVQVGDRVMRGQVIADGPATERGELALGRNVVVAFMPWGGYNFEDSILISEKMIQEDLFTSVHIEEFECVARDTKLGREEITRDIPNVGEEALRDLDESGIVRIGAEVKSDDIMVGKITPKGETQLSPEERLLRAIFGEKAGDVRDTSLRVPPGVSGTVIGAQVFSRRGVEKDDRARSNEEAETDRLRKDQEDEIKIIRDNAMGKVREILAGKNAANRVGDERRQEVWIENGATITDELLAGVPDRRWTDIQVTDGSAQGRVDRIFASVDEQAGVIKAVFDEKIARLKKGDELPPGVFKMVKIYVAIKRKLSVGDKMAGRHGNKGVISRILPEEDMPFQANGKPVDIVLNPLGVPSRMNIGQVLETHLGWAAHGLGDQVNELIEQHAGVEVLRAKLKEIYDDENISRVLDSATEHAIKSLSMNVRRGIHVASAVFDGAREEEIKGELTRAGQPASGQTVLFDGRSGDPFDSDVTVGVLYMLKLHHLADDKIHARSIGPYSLVTQQPLGGKAQFGGQRLGEMEVWAMEAYGAAFSLQEFLTVKSDDVLGRTRMYESIVKGENQLEPGLPEAFKVIVKEMQALGLNVELVEDKSQ